In Janibacter alkaliphilus, the following proteins share a genomic window:
- a CDS encoding zinc-dependent metalloprotease, whose amino-acid sequence MTDDQHGPSDPDRGGDLPPEIAEVLRQLTGGRDLPPQMVEQLKAMGLADADPQALQAMASQVRAMFDPSTPAKGVDVASATRTARELAAQVGDGSADTEADTGTDTDAASAAGAEGPGAVIDPADAARGEQSTRLATMWLDEVTGLEAPSLTASTLTRAGWVDATMPVWASLVDPVADGLSAAIGDSLTSRLKDQPTPSAEDLQALGLPPGFDPASLTGQIAPFVGRMSSSLITVQLAHAVGTLAGEVLTGTEVSVPLIQGQVALLPSNVAAFAEGLEVDLDEVWLHLAVREAARMRLFTAVPWLGPQILAAVQEYARGMSIDTDALEQAVGQIDPSDPSGLTEALSTGLFDPQLSAAQRAALTRLETWLALIEGWVDVVAERATRDHLPHTAAMAETIRRRRATGGPAEKTFAGLVGLELRPRRLRDAANLFAALEDRLGRDGRDAAWAHPDLAPEAGDLDDVLGYVERVAAERGAGDDLDAELESLLRSADEGESPGDAADEPRDPG is encoded by the coding sequence GTGACCGACGACCAGCACGGCCCCAGCGACCCGGATCGTGGCGGCGACCTGCCGCCGGAGATCGCCGAGGTGCTGCGCCAGCTCACCGGCGGCCGGGACCTGCCCCCGCAGATGGTCGAGCAGCTCAAGGCGATGGGGCTGGCCGACGCCGACCCGCAGGCGCTGCAGGCGATGGCCAGCCAGGTCCGGGCGATGTTCGACCCCTCCACCCCGGCGAAGGGGGTGGACGTCGCCTCGGCGACCCGCACCGCCCGTGAGCTGGCCGCTCAGGTGGGCGACGGGTCCGCCGACACCGAAGCCGACACTGGCACTGACACTGATGCCGCCAGCGCCGCCGGCGCCGAGGGCCCGGGGGCCGTGATCGACCCGGCCGACGCTGCCCGCGGCGAGCAGTCCACCCGCCTGGCGACGATGTGGCTGGACGAGGTCACCGGGCTGGAGGCGCCCAGCCTCACCGCCTCCACGCTGACCCGGGCCGGCTGGGTGGACGCGACGATGCCGGTGTGGGCCTCGCTCGTCGACCCGGTCGCCGACGGGCTGAGCGCAGCGATCGGCGACTCCCTGACCTCCCGGCTGAAGGACCAGCCGACGCCGAGCGCCGAGGACCTGCAGGCCCTGGGCCTGCCGCCGGGCTTCGACCCGGCCTCGCTGACCGGGCAGATCGCCCCCTTCGTCGGGCGCATGTCGTCCTCCTTGATCACCGTCCAGCTGGCGCACGCGGTCGGCACCCTCGCCGGCGAGGTGCTCACCGGGACCGAGGTGAGCGTGCCGCTGATCCAGGGCCAGGTGGCGCTGCTGCCGAGCAACGTGGCCGCCTTCGCCGAGGGGCTGGAGGTCGACCTCGACGAGGTGTGGCTGCACCTGGCGGTGCGCGAGGCGGCCCGGATGCGCCTCTTCACCGCGGTGCCCTGGCTCGGGCCGCAGATCCTCGCCGCGGTGCAGGAGTACGCCCGCGGCATGTCGATCGACACCGACGCGCTCGAGCAGGCGGTCGGGCAGATCGATCCCAGCGACCCCTCCGGCCTGACCGAGGCGCTGAGCACCGGGCTCTTCGACCCGCAGCTCTCGGCGGCGCAGCGGGCGGCGCTGACCCGGCTGGAGACCTGGCTGGCGCTCATCGAGGGCTGGGTGGACGTCGTCGCCGAGCGGGCCACCCGGGACCACCTGCCGCACACCGCGGCGATGGCCGAGACCATCCGGCGCCGTCGCGCCACCGGCGGCCCGGCCGAGAAGACCTTCGCCGGCCTCGTCGGGCTGGAGCTGCGCCCGCGGCGGCTGCGCGACGCGGCCAACCTCTTCGCGGCGCTGGAGGACCGGCTGGGTCGCGACGGTCGGGACGCCGCGTGGGCACACCCCGACCTCGCCCCGGAGGCGGGCGACCTCGACGACGTGCTCGGCTACGTCGAGCGGGTGGCCGCCGAGCGCGGCGCCGGTGACGACCTGGACGCCGAGCTGGAGTCGCTGCTGCGCTCGGCCGACGAGGGCGAGTCACCGGGCGACGCCGCCGACGAACCACGCGACCCGGGGTGA
- a CDS encoding GlcG/HbpS family heme-binding protein: MDDAKRVIAAAEAESSTQGQPSNIAVVDAGGNLVAHVRMDGAWLGSIDISINKAFTARAFDTATKDLGDLAQPGEQFYGINASNDGRVMIFAGGIPLERDGQVVGAVGVSGGTGVQDQAVAEAAASAF, from the coding sequence TTGGACGACGCCAAACGTGTCATCGCGGCAGCAGAAGCTGAATCCAGCACGCAGGGTCAGCCCAGTAACATCGCCGTCGTCGATGCCGGCGGCAATCTCGTCGCTCACGTACGGATGGACGGAGCGTGGCTGGGCAGCATCGACATCTCGATCAACAAAGCTTTCACGGCCCGAGCGTTCGACACAGCCACCAAAGACCTCGGCGACCTCGCCCAACCCGGTGAGCAGTTCTACGGCATCAACGCCTCCAACGACGGTCGGGTGATGATCTTCGCCGGTGGCATCCCGCTCGAGCGCGACGGCCAGGTCGTCGGCGCCGTCGGCGTCAGCGGAGGAACCGGCGTCCAAGACCAGGCCGTCGCCGAAGCCGCCGCCAGCGCCTTCTGA
- a CDS encoding GNAT family N-acetyltransferase translates to MAEIEPGCRHYARDCAELAREALPERGPVASDGWWLERQGTGANKKQSLWLVARLGEEIIASIATVPLPEAQSQAVWYIDAIATREEYRRSVGRVLLESVLENAISAGVDCVVGESPQEVAPYFLDQRFALTIADLTLRTPSTDEPVQLIRRFGGVWIWRPLRNNGLTAPILG, encoded by the coding sequence TTGGCTGAGATCGAGCCAGGCTGCCGGCACTACGCGCGTGACTGCGCCGAGCTCGCGCGTGAGGCCCTGCCGGAACGCGGCCCCGTCGCCTCCGACGGTTGGTGGCTCGAACGACAAGGCACAGGTGCCAACAAGAAGCAATCGCTGTGGCTCGTAGCTCGACTGGGCGAGGAGATCATCGCATCCATCGCCACCGTGCCGCTTCCGGAAGCGCAGTCGCAGGCCGTTTGGTACATCGACGCGATCGCAACACGTGAGGAGTACCGCCGCTCGGTCGGGCGGGTACTACTGGAATCCGTCCTTGAGAACGCAATCAGCGCCGGGGTCGACTGCGTCGTTGGTGAGTCACCGCAAGAAGTTGCGCCCTATTTTTTGGATCAGCGGTTCGCCCTAACGATAGCGGACTTGACTTTACGAACCCCCTCTACCGACGAACCTGTGCAACTCATCCGGCGATTCGGTGGCGTCTGGATATGGCGTCCGCTCCGCAACAACGGATTGACCGCCCCCATCTTAGGGTGA
- a CDS encoding UPF0182 family protein yields MSESTSDGEGESPETGSTSTRRRGPRGRLAQVFVALAVLVVLLTLGAQLYTEALWFDALGFAGTWWGRIRVQLLLFVVGAVLTAAAIASSLVIAYRGRPLVVPMTAGERALAQYREAVDPFRRVTVIVLPAVLGLLAGLAAAGQWRTYVLWRNGRDTGVTDPQFGHDVSYYLFAHPWWSFVVGFLTALVIGALIAAAFAHYVYGGLQPPSRGISTRTAFVHISVLAATLAVLRAISYILDTHALTTQEGEVLTGVGYTGANAEIPAMYILAVGALLCAVLFLVAIRTRSWRLPLISTATLLVLSVAVGGIYPALIENYQVAPSRSSLEEPYLQRNIDSTRAAYGVTDVATDEYDATSTVSSGQLREDAASIPGVRLVDPEVASPTFQQLQAQQPYYTFPESLDVDRYDIDGESTDVVVGARELDLAEVPNDRRDWVNDHTVYTHGYGLVAARGNQVSAGNPQFVDLSAGEEYEPRIYFGEEMQHFSIVGSEEDADPREVDRPSGGEESRYTYTGDGGVAIGSTVRQLAYAITHRDRNFILSDAVGSQSRLLEHRTPRERVQRVAPWLTLDEDPYPTVVDGRIKWVVDGYTTSRSYPYSTAFSMSGVRSGEVSSVQTQQQSALVGDRVNYMRNSVKATVDAYDGSVELYRWDESDPIAAAYDRAFPDLMTPRSEISGDLMSHLRYPEDLFRMQRAVLADYHVTSASDFRAGQDRWRVPNDPANPEGGQAQPPYFLSLAMPDQEQPTWSLTSTYIPNGDRDVMAGYLAVDSDAGASDGEVANGYGALRMLAVPRTTTVPGPGQVQNDIASSNATSTDGGQTLADYLNNNNRGGSQVRFGNQLTLPVGEGFLHVEPIYLQSTSGTSYPQLRVVVVSFGGRVAWAQSLEGALDQLFGGDSGAEAPQDGEQPAEDQEPAGDPTEGLSEQEIRLRDAIADMEQAFEDGQTALEEGDFTAYDEAQQRLRSALREAAENQPEGGSVTLDEDAAAGSGDSATPSDAPTP; encoded by the coding sequence ATGAGCGAGTCGACCAGCGACGGCGAGGGCGAGAGCCCCGAGACCGGTTCCACGTCCACCCGTCGGCGCGGCCCCCGCGGCCGGCTGGCGCAGGTCTTCGTGGCCCTGGCCGTGCTCGTCGTGCTCCTCACCCTCGGCGCTCAGCTCTACACCGAGGCGCTGTGGTTCGACGCGCTGGGCTTCGCCGGCACCTGGTGGGGCCGGATCCGGGTGCAGCTGCTGCTCTTCGTCGTCGGCGCGGTGCTGACCGCCGCGGCGATCGCCTCCAGCCTGGTCATCGCCTACCGCGGCCGACCGCTGGTGGTGCCGATGACCGCGGGGGAACGGGCGCTGGCCCAGTACCGGGAGGCGGTCGACCCCTTCCGCCGGGTCACCGTGATCGTGCTGCCGGCCGTCCTCGGGCTGCTCGCCGGCCTGGCCGCGGCGGGGCAGTGGCGCACCTACGTGCTGTGGCGCAACGGCCGGGACACCGGCGTCACCGACCCGCAGTTCGGGCACGACGTCTCCTACTACCTCTTCGCGCACCCGTGGTGGAGCTTCGTCGTCGGCTTCCTCACCGCGCTGGTCATCGGGGCGCTCATCGCCGCGGCCTTCGCGCACTACGTCTACGGCGGGCTGCAGCCGCCCTCCCGGGGCATCTCGACCCGGACCGCCTTCGTGCACATCTCGGTGCTGGCGGCCACGCTGGCGGTGCTGCGGGCGATCTCCTACATCCTCGACACGCACGCGCTGACCACCCAGGAAGGGGAGGTGCTCACCGGCGTCGGGTACACCGGCGCCAACGCCGAGATCCCGGCGATGTACATCCTCGCGGTCGGCGCGCTGCTCTGCGCGGTGCTCTTCCTCGTCGCCATCCGCACCCGCAGCTGGCGGCTGCCGCTGATCTCCACGGCGACGCTGCTGGTGCTCTCGGTGGCCGTCGGCGGAATCTACCCGGCGCTCATCGAGAACTACCAGGTCGCCCCCTCCCGCAGCTCGCTGGAGGAGCCGTACCTGCAGCGCAACATCGACTCCACCCGGGCCGCCTACGGGGTGACCGACGTGGCTACCGACGAGTACGACGCGACCTCGACGGTCTCCTCCGGGCAGCTGCGCGAGGACGCCGCCTCCATCCCTGGGGTGCGCCTGGTCGACCCCGAGGTGGCCAGCCCGACCTTCCAGCAGCTGCAGGCGCAGCAGCCGTACTACACCTTCCCGGAGAGCCTCGACGTCGACCGCTACGACATCGACGGGGAGAGCACCGACGTCGTCGTCGGCGCCCGTGAGCTCGACCTCGCCGAGGTGCCCAACGACCGCCGGGACTGGGTCAACGACCACACCGTCTACACCCACGGCTACGGTCTGGTCGCCGCCCGCGGAAACCAGGTCAGCGCCGGCAACCCGCAGTTCGTCGACCTCAGCGCGGGCGAGGAGTACGAGCCGCGGATCTACTTCGGCGAGGAGATGCAGCACTTCTCCATCGTCGGCTCGGAGGAGGACGCCGACCCGCGCGAGGTCGACCGCCCCTCCGGCGGCGAGGAGTCGCGCTACACCTACACCGGCGACGGCGGTGTGGCGATCGGCTCGACGGTGCGCCAGCTGGCGTACGCGATCACCCACAGGGACCGCAACTTCATCCTCTCCGACGCGGTCGGCTCGCAGTCCCGGCTGCTGGAGCACCGCACCCCGCGGGAACGGGTGCAGCGGGTGGCGCCCTGGCTGACCCTCGACGAGGACCCCTACCCGACGGTCGTCGACGGGCGGATCAAGTGGGTCGTCGACGGCTACACGACCAGCCGCAGCTATCCCTACAGCACCGCCTTCTCGATGTCCGGGGTGCGCAGCGGCGAGGTCTCCTCGGTGCAGACCCAGCAGCAGTCCGCGCTGGTCGGCGACCGGGTCAACTACATGCGCAACTCGGTCAAGGCGACCGTGGACGCCTACGACGGCTCGGTCGAGCTCTACCGCTGGGACGAGTCCGACCCGATCGCCGCCGCCTACGACCGGGCCTTCCCCGACCTGATGACCCCGCGCAGCGAGATCAGCGGCGACCTCATGTCGCACCTGCGCTACCCGGAGGACCTCTTCCGGATGCAGCGGGCGGTGCTCGCCGACTACCACGTCACCTCGGCCAGCGACTTCCGCGCAGGCCAGGACCGCTGGCGGGTGCCGAACGACCCGGCCAACCCCGAAGGGGGCCAGGCCCAGCCGCCGTACTTCCTCAGCCTGGCGATGCCGGACCAGGAGCAGCCGACGTGGTCGCTGACGTCGACGTACATCCCCAACGGTGACCGGGACGTCATGGCCGGCTACCTCGCGGTGGACTCCGACGCGGGAGCCTCGGACGGCGAGGTCGCCAACGGCTACGGCGCGCTGCGGATGCTCGCGGTGCCCCGGACGACGACCGTGCCCGGCCCCGGCCAGGTGCAGAACGACATCGCCAGCTCCAACGCCACGAGCACCGACGGCGGGCAGACCCTGGCCGACTACCTCAACAACAACAACCGCGGCGGCTCTCAGGTGCGCTTCGGCAACCAGCTGACGCTGCCGGTGGGCGAGGGCTTCCTGCACGTCGAGCCGATCTACCTGCAGTCGACCTCGGGCACCTCCTACCCGCAGCTGCGCGTGGTCGTCGTCTCCTTCGGCGGCCGGGTCGCCTGGGCGCAGAGCCTCGAGGGGGCGCTCGACCAGCTCTTCGGCGGCGACTCCGGCGCCGAGGCGCCGCAGGACGGGGAGCAGCCGGCCGAGGACCAGGAGCCGGCTGGCGACCCGACCGAGGGGCTGAGCGAGCAGGAGATCCGGCTGCGCGACGCGATCGCCGACATGGAGCAGGCCTTCGAGGACGGCCAGACCGCGCTCGAGGAGGGCGACTTCACCGCCTACGACGAGGCTCAGCAGCGGCTGCGCAGCGCGCTGCGCGAGGCGGCCGAGAACCAGCCCGAGGGCGGCTCGGTCACCCTCGACGAGGACGCCGCCGCCGGCTCGGGCGACTCGGCCACCCCCTCCGACGCCCCAACCCCCTAG
- a CDS encoding NUDIX hydrolase: MSAAPLPGYEAVSTDLARLLAAWSAPDPAQERLRQEYLAHLARHPDAAAKGGPPAHVTAGCLVVDEAGEHVLLTLHRKLGRWVQMGGHLEPGDESVAGSALREAREESGLDDLLRLLPGPVQLDRHALGGGFARCREHLDLRWVAVAPTGAPPVVSEESLDVAWWPVDALPADTEPAVADLVATAVSLVTPRRA; the protein is encoded by the coding sequence GTGAGCGCCGCTCCCCTGCCGGGCTACGAGGCGGTGAGCACCGACCTGGCGCGACTGCTCGCCGCATGGTCGGCGCCGGACCCGGCGCAGGAGCGGCTGCGCCAGGAGTACCTGGCGCACCTGGCCCGGCACCCGGACGCGGCGGCGAAGGGGGGCCCGCCGGCGCACGTCACGGCCGGCTGCCTCGTCGTGGACGAGGCCGGCGAGCACGTGCTGCTCACCCTGCACCGCAAGCTCGGCCGCTGGGTGCAGATGGGTGGCCATCTCGAGCCCGGTGACGAGAGCGTCGCCGGGTCCGCGCTGCGGGAGGCTCGGGAAGAGTCCGGTCTCGACGACCTGCTGAGGCTGCTGCCAGGGCCGGTCCAGCTGGACCGGCATGCCCTGGGCGGCGGCTTCGCGCGGTGCCGGGAGCACCTCGATCTCCGCTGGGTCGCCGTGGCGCCCACCGGCGCCCCGCCCGTGGTCAGCGAGGAGTCGCTGGATGTCGCCTGGTGGCCCGTCGACGCGCTGCCGGCCGACACCGAGCCGGCCGTCGCCGACCTCGTCGCCACCGCCGTGTCCCTGGTGACCCCGCGCCGCGCCTGA
- a CDS encoding putative quinol monooxygenase has translation MSTPASLPYAFVAKIVAADGQHDALADLLAGAVALANEEVGTIVWFAVRTHADTFWIFDAFPDEAARDAHANGAIVAALTDNQHLLGAAPEIMAADVLASKLP, from the coding sequence ATGTCCACACCCGCATCACTTCCGTATGCCTTCGTCGCCAAGATCGTCGCAGCCGATGGACAGCACGACGCGCTCGCCGATCTGCTCGCCGGCGCTGTCGCGCTCGCCAACGAAGAAGTAGGAACGATTGTCTGGTTCGCGGTCAGGACCCACGCCGACACTTTCTGGATCTTCGATGCATTCCCCGACGAGGCCGCTCGCGACGCCCACGCCAACGGCGCCATCGTCGCAGCCCTGACGGACAATCAGCACCTCCTCGGCGCAGCACCCGAGATCATGGCGGCCGACGTCCTCGCGTCCAAGCTCCCGTAG
- a CDS encoding ISL3 family transposase, whose product MATERAGSCSAPLTLCRLDTWAPSHQRRGGALAHRAAVGAGRDRGRTPHRRPCRRGTRGRMGHRQQRGLAEGKRRLINDPTRFECVKVIGVDEHVWRHTRRSDKYVTVIIDLTPVRDGAGPARLLDMVEGRSKAAFKTWLADRDDAFRDAVEVVAMDGFTGFKTAAAEEIPDAVTVMDPFHVVRLAGDALDRCRRRVQLAIHGHRGFRDDPLYKSRRTLHTGADLLTDKQSDRLRALFVDDVHVEVEATWGAYQRMIAAYRHEDRQRGRELMEKLITDLSAGSPRCSPSSPPWAGP is encoded by the coding sequence TTGGCGACCGAGCGTGCCGGAAGTTGTAGTGCGCCGCTAACGCTGTGCCGACTGGACACGTGGGCGCCAAGCCACCAGCGCCGCGGCGGAGCTCTCGCACACCGGGCTGCGGTGGGCGCTGGAAGGGATCGTGGTCGCACACCTCACCGCCGCCCGTGTCGCCGAGGGACTCGGGGTCGCATGGGACACCGGCAACAACGCGGCTTGGCTGAAGGCAAGCGGCGGCTGATCAACGACCCCACGCGGTTTGAGTGCGTGAAGGTCATTGGCGTCGATGAGCACGTCTGGCGCCACACCAGGCGTAGCGACAAGTACGTCACCGTGATCATCGACCTCACCCCGGTCCGCGATGGCGCCGGCCCAGCAAGGCTGCTGGACATGGTCGAGGGCCGGTCGAAGGCGGCGTTCAAGACCTGGCTCGCCGACCGCGACGACGCCTTCCGTGACGCGGTCGAGGTGGTCGCGATGGACGGCTTCACCGGGTTCAAGACCGCCGCTGCAGAGGAGATCCCGGACGCGGTCACGGTGATGGATCCCTTCCACGTCGTGCGCCTGGCCGGTGACGCCCTCGACAGGTGCCGGCGCCGGGTCCAACTCGCGATCCACGGGCACCGTGGGTTCAGGGACGACCCGCTCTACAAGTCGCGGCGCACGCTGCACACCGGCGCGGACCTGCTCACCGACAAGCAGAGCGACAGGCTACGCGCGCTGTTCGTTGATGACGTTCACGTCGAGGTCGAGGCGACCTGGGGTGCCTACCAGCGCATGATCGCCGCCTATCGCCACGAGGACCGGCAACGTGGCCGCGAGCTCATGGAGAAGCTGATCACCGACCTCAGCGCCGGGTCCCCAAGGTGCTCACCGAGCTCACCACCCTGGGCCGGACCCTGA
- a CDS encoding helix-turn-helix domain-containing protein, which yields MGLGHAVARRRQERGWSIDALADASGVGRRTIMNIESAAKTPRIDTLYAVAKALDTPLAQLVEQL from the coding sequence GTGGGCCTTGGTCATGCGGTTGCACGCCGACGGCAGGAGCGAGGCTGGAGCATCGATGCTCTAGCGGACGCGTCTGGAGTTGGTCGACGCACGATCATGAACATCGAGTCTGCGGCGAAGACTCCACGAATTGACACGCTTTACGCGGTAGCCAAAGCGCTCGACACGCCATTGGCCCAACTTGTTGAACAGTTGTAG
- a CDS encoding YlbL family protein yields MSQPSVTPTAVDHGPTRSERIAKRIMVVALLLLAVSLLGAVIKLPYAIEYPGSMTDTIGTSADTQTVQVSGARTYPTEGSLYFTTVSVLGGPERHVSVWEWVGGHLDPDAEVVPEELVYGDVSTDDEVREANEAQMTGSQQSAIAVGLRSTGETVGQENLVAQVGEDLPADGVLEPEDVIVAVDGQELSRVDEIVGAISDRSVGDEVEITVERDGQERTETLTTADIGTGRAGIGIAIEPAYDLPFEVIIDAGEVGGPSAGMMFALAVHDVLTPGALTGGEEIAGTGTISDSGQVGRIGGIDQKMTGAQEGGADYFLAPAGNCEDVVGNEPDDLEVVAVEDFEDALSAVEAIAAGRTEDLPRC; encoded by the coding sequence ATGTCGCAGCCGTCCGTCACCCCGACCGCGGTGGACCACGGTCCCACCCGGAGCGAACGGATCGCCAAGCGGATCATGGTGGTGGCGCTGCTGCTGCTGGCCGTCTCGCTGCTGGGCGCGGTGATCAAGCTGCCGTACGCCATCGAGTACCCGGGGTCGATGACCGACACCATCGGCACCAGCGCCGACACCCAGACCGTGCAGGTGAGCGGCGCGCGGACCTACCCGACCGAGGGGTCGCTGTACTTCACCACGGTCAGCGTGCTCGGTGGTCCGGAGCGGCACGTCAGCGTGTGGGAGTGGGTCGGCGGGCACCTCGACCCGGACGCCGAGGTGGTGCCGGAGGAGCTGGTCTACGGCGACGTCTCCACCGACGACGAGGTGCGCGAGGCGAACGAGGCCCAGATGACCGGCTCGCAGCAGAGCGCGATCGCGGTGGGGCTGCGCAGCACCGGCGAGACGGTCGGCCAGGAGAACCTCGTCGCCCAGGTCGGCGAGGACCTGCCGGCCGACGGGGTGCTGGAGCCCGAGGACGTCATCGTCGCGGTGGACGGGCAGGAGCTGAGCCGGGTCGACGAGATCGTCGGCGCGATCTCGGACCGCTCGGTCGGCGACGAGGTCGAGATCACGGTCGAGCGGGACGGGCAGGAGCGCACCGAGACGCTCACCACCGCGGACATCGGCACCGGCCGGGCCGGCATCGGGATCGCCATCGAGCCGGCCTACGACCTCCCCTTCGAGGTCATCATCGACGCTGGCGAGGTGGGTGGGCCCAGCGCCGGGATGATGTTCGCGCTCGCGGTGCACGACGTGCTCACCCCCGGGGCGCTCACCGGCGGCGAGGAGATCGCCGGCACCGGGACGATCAGCGACAGCGGCCAGGTGGGTCGGATCGGCGGGATCGACCAGAAGATGACCGGCGCCCAGGAGGGTGGTGCGGACTACTTCCTCGCGCCGGCCGGCAACTGCGAGGACGTCGTCGGCAACGAGCCGGACGACCTCGAGGTGGTGGCGGTCGAGGACTTCGAGGACGCGCTGTCGGCGGTCGAGGCGATCGCCGCCGGCCGCACCGAGGACCTGCCCCGCTGCTGA
- a CDS encoding PPA1309 family protein — MPDSSPDPQPAPSTEPLTVAALETERHVAAAGWDQNPRLFALVGTADLVAREPQLAAGLDVADEAPGSLTAIEQEGFARTASIETLLGRIAWPETVDGAALALERVVVPPGAERDLPADPEAAVEALSRHPDRADVRLLVAVHRDGRSICLLRQRAHDQDDRVATGEDIAPGLVHALRATLET, encoded by the coding sequence GTGCCCGACTCGTCACCTGACCCCCAGCCCGCTCCCAGCACCGAACCGCTGACGGTCGCCGCCCTGGAGACCGAGCGGCACGTCGCCGCCGCCGGGTGGGACCAGAACCCGCGCCTCTTCGCCCTCGTCGGCACGGCCGACCTCGTCGCGCGCGAGCCGCAGCTCGCGGCCGGCCTGGACGTGGCCGACGAGGCCCCCGGGTCGCTGACTGCGATCGAGCAGGAGGGCTTCGCCCGGACCGCCTCGATCGAGACCCTGCTGGGCCGGATCGCCTGGCCGGAGACCGTCGACGGGGCCGCACTGGCGCTGGAGCGCGTCGTCGTGCCGCCGGGCGCCGAGCGCGACCTGCCGGCCGACCCGGAGGCTGCGGTGGAGGCGCTCTCCCGGCACCCGGACCGGGCCGACGTGCGCCTGCTCGTCGCGGTGCACCGGGACGGCCGGTCGATCTGCCTGCTGCGCCAGCGCGCCCACGACCAGGACGACCGGGTGGCCACCGGCGAGGACATCGCCCCCGGCCTCGTCCACGCCCTTCGCGCCACCCTCGAGACCTGA
- a CDS encoding GlxA family transcriptional regulator, which yields MRIGLIAIDGCFGSAVASVIDIVRVADGARGDVDPRIDPIELAILGPKRTVTTTASMTLSVGYPLSESAEFDVVVVPALGTLTAAATNDALQSRDVRSVIASLGRLDDATTRIAAACTGVFAVAETGRMDHRRATTSWFLGPEFLKRYPAVALDLDTMVVVDGNLVTAGAAFAHIDLALSLVRSISPDLAQHVAKLLIIDERPSQAAFVAYEHLRHDDPIVVEFERFVRARLDEPFNVAFVAQSLGTSRRTLERRVRAALNLTPLGFVQRLRIERARHLSATTDLTSADIALRVGYANAETLRSLLRRERRRS from the coding sequence ATGCGTATCGGACTGATCGCGATCGACGGCTGCTTCGGTTCGGCTGTCGCGTCGGTCATCGACATCGTGCGGGTGGCCGACGGAGCCCGCGGCGATGTCGACCCGCGGATCGACCCGATCGAACTCGCCATCCTCGGACCGAAACGGACAGTGACCACGACGGCATCGATGACCCTGTCGGTGGGCTACCCGCTGTCGGAGTCCGCAGAGTTCGACGTGGTCGTCGTCCCTGCGCTTGGAACCCTCACTGCCGCCGCTACCAACGACGCCCTACAGAGCCGAGATGTTCGTTCGGTCATCGCCTCGCTCGGGCGCCTCGACGACGCGACCACCCGGATCGCCGCGGCGTGCACCGGCGTGTTCGCTGTCGCCGAGACCGGACGGATGGATCATCGGCGGGCGACGACCAGCTGGTTCCTGGGGCCGGAGTTCCTGAAGCGCTATCCGGCCGTCGCCCTCGATCTCGACACCATGGTCGTGGTCGACGGGAACCTCGTCACCGCCGGCGCCGCCTTCGCCCACATCGACCTCGCGCTCTCACTCGTGCGATCGATCAGCCCCGACCTGGCCCAACATGTCGCCAAGCTCCTCATCATCGACGAGCGTCCGTCGCAGGCGGCCTTCGTCGCCTACGAACATCTCCGGCACGATGACCCGATCGTCGTCGAGTTCGAACGCTTCGTGCGCGCCCGCCTGGACGAACCGTTCAACGTCGCCTTCGTCGCGCAGTCGCTCGGCACCAGCCGGCGCACCCTCGAACGACGAGTCCGTGCGGCGCTCAACCTCACTCCGCTCGGCTTCGTCCAACGGCTTCGCATCGAACGAGCTCGGCACCTCTCAGCAACCACGGACCTCACCTCCGCCGACATCGCGCTACGGGTCGGCTACGCGAACGCCGAGACTCTGCGCTCCCTCCTGCGCAGGGAGCGACGCCGTTCCTGA